CTCGGCGGCGATGACGGCGAAGCCGCGGCCCTGTTCGCCCGCGCGAGAGGCTTCGATTGCGGCATTGAGCGCGAGGATGTTCGTTTGTTCCGTCAGCTCCGTGACGACGGCGATGATCTCGCGAATTTCCTGTACTTGCGTCGAGAGTCCGAGAATGCTCTTGGCGACGGATTCACTGCGTTCTTTGACGTCGCCCATAACGACGACCGTCTCTTCGACCACTCGCCGGCCCGTTGCGCCGGAATCGGCGGCACGCGTCGCCGTCTCGGCAACGGTCTTGGCTCGCTGCCGCGAAATTTCAGCGGTGCTCGCAATCTCTTCGATCGTCGTGACCGTTTCGGCGACCGCGGCAGCCTGTTCGCGAACGCCCGAGACTTGTTGGCTCGTTACGTTGAGAATCTGCGACGTCGCCGTCGCGAGCGCGTCGACTGCCGCTTCTACTGGCTTGTTCACGCTGCGAATTAGGGCGAGCGACGCAATAATCAGTATGGCGACCGCCGCGATCGTCCCGAAAATGACCGTGTTGATCGCGCCCTGACGATCCGTACCGTATAGCAGGCTTGTGAGCGTGATCACGCCTATCGCGATGAGCGCAATCGGGCCCAATGCTAATACGGCCGCGATCTTACGGCCAAGACTCCACTCGGCGAACACGATTGGTTGTCTTTCGCTGCGTTCGGGGAAGCGTCCCATGCCGCGCCGAAAATAGCGGTTGGGGGTGCATGATGCAGCGTTCGCAGCGAGCTTCAGGCAGTAATACGGTCTGGATAGTTGCATTTGTGATCGTCGCGGTCGTTCTGGGCGCGACGTATCTCTTTTGGGGACACCTCGCGGACGTGATCGGACCGCAGCCTGTATTTTTGCGGATCTATGCCGCGATTATCGGGCCGTGCGAAGTTGCAACCGCGATTCTGCTGACGCGCCGTGCAATGCGTCTGCATACGCGGCGTGCGACGCTGCTTGCAGCTGCGTATTGCGTATCTGCACCGCTCGTGCTCGAGAACCTCAGCTCCCTGCCGGGAATCTTAGGACTGCATGGTTTCGCACACCAAACACCGCCGTGGTGCTGGACGGTATGGCACTTGGGCTGGGCGTTGTGCGTGCTCGCGTTCGCATGGTTCCCCGATCGGCCTGTGCGACAACCGCTCACGACGATCGGCGCCGCATTCGGATTCGCCGTCCTCTTCGGTCTCGTCGCGGCGCGCGCAGACGCGTTCCTGCCGCCCGTGCTCGCGGCGGGTGACGTCGTATCGCCGCTGTTGTTTGTCCTCGGTTGGTGTACGATCGGATTGCTGTTGCTTGCGGCTTTCGGTCTTGCCGCTTATCGCGGTGCAGCGCTGGATGCGTGGCTGCTCGTCGCCGTCTTTGCACTCGCATTGGACGAGGCGTTCGTCCTCACCATGAGCATCCGATTCTCGATCGGAACGTATTTGGCGCGGACGCTCGGTGCGATCAACTCGATGGCGATGCTTCTACCGGTTGCGTTCGAAAATCAAGGTCAGCCTGAGGCTGCACCACAGCTGCACGTCGAGATACCGCGCGCGTAGCGGCGCGGCCGTGTCGGAATACCGTTTGCCGCATCCAATAGGCCGTCGTAGACTTTATGGCCGCTCGAATAGGTCGCGCGGATTCGCGTTTGCATGACCGATTCGGGCGCAACCTTCATCCAATCCTGATCCATCACGACGAAGTCGGCATATTTACCCGCGGCGATCGAACCAATCGCGCCCTCCGAGAAATTCGCATGCGCTGCCCAAATCGTCATCGAGCGCAGCGCTTCGTCGCGACTCATGCGCTGCGCGGGATACCACCCGCCCGAGGGAACGTTCTCGCCATTTTGCCGTGAGATCGCGGAGTGGAAAGTGCGCAGCGTGTTAACCGGTTCAACCGGCGCGTCCGTACCGTTTGCGATGATCACGCCGGTGTTGAGAAGCGAACGCCACGCATACGCGCCTCGAATGCGCTCGGGACCGAGCCGGTCTTGAGCCCATCCCATGTCGCTGATTTGGTGCGTGGTCTGCATCGACGGAATGATACCGAGCGCTTTGAAACGCGGAATGTCTTGCGGGCTAAGAACTTGAGCA
Above is a genomic segment from Candidatus Baltobacteraceae bacterium containing:
- a CDS encoding methyl-accepting chemotaxis protein; protein product: MFAEWSLGRKIAAVLALGPIALIAIGVITLTSLLYGTDRQGAINTVIFGTIAAVAILIIASLALIRSVNKPVEAAVDALATATSQILNVTSQQVSGVREQAAAVAETVTTIEEIASTAEISRQRAKTVAETATRAADSGATGRRVVEETVVVMGDVKERSESVAKSILGLSTQVQEIREIIAVVTELTEQTNILALNAAIEASRAGEQGRGFAVIAAEIKALAEQSKSATVDVQRMINEIERAMQNAVRTSIDSTDTVNRAIGTARRADGVIGELAAMIANAATMATEISAAVSQQSVGIVQIQRAMREINQTSSKTLASTSQAEETTRDLDVLGLTLQRLVQGAPSSTNGNGAITR